From the genome of Brachyhypopomus gauderio isolate BG-103 chromosome 20, BGAUD_0.2, whole genome shotgun sequence, one region includes:
- the LOC143484280 gene encoding histone H2B 1/2 — translation MPEPAKSAPKKGSKKAVTKTAAKGGKKRRKTRKESYAIYVYKVLKQVHPDTGISSKAMGIMNSFVNDIFERIAGEASRLAHYNKRSTITSREIQTAVRLLLPGELAKHAVSEGTKAVTKYTSSK, via the coding sequence ATGCCTGAGCCTGCGAAGTCCGCGCCTAAGAAGGGATCCAAGAAAGCCGTGACCAAGACGGCGGCTAAAGGAGGCAAGAAGCGCAGAAAGACCAGGAAGGAGAGCTACGCTATCTACGTgtacaaagtcctgaagcaggtCCACCCTGATACCGGTATTTCTTCCAAGGCGATGGGAATCATGAATTCCTTCGTGAACGACATCTTCGAGCGCATCGCTGGTGAGGCTTCTCGTCTCGCCCACTACAACAAGCGCTCTACCATCACCTCCAGGGAGATCCAGACCGCTGTGCGCCTGCTGCTTCCTGGTGAACTGGCCAAACACGCCGTGTCTGAGGGCACAAAGGCCGTCACCAAGTACACCAGCTCCAAGTAA
- the LOC143484352 gene encoding uncharacterized protein LOC143484352 has product MPPAPHLEHRERKQQFKLNKTRPITTATNNVLDTAMSVLEATENDSPSTDEASTSLEPPASPASSVSYTEPAVSTPARSQTPVRRPYTGKRKRTQTYLDIGTYLLEMQAQDVRMHEQREEHIQLLLRDCREARQQEAELRRAELAETISFNRAFLGLLGELVNTMRDRRQ; this is encoded by the exons ATGCCTCCAGCGCCACATTTagaacacagagaaagaaaacaaCAGTTTAAGCTCAACAAAACCCGGCctattactactgctactaataaCGTGCTGGACACtgcaatgtcggtgctggaggccacggagaatg attccccttccactgacgaggcgagcacCTCTTTGGAACCTCCCGCCTCCCCCGCATCATCTGTGTCATACACGGAACCAGCGGTCTCTACACCGGCTAGATCCCAAACGCCTGTCCGGCGGCCCTATACAG GCAAGCGAAAAAGGACCCAGACGTACCTGGATATCGGCACATATCTTCTGGAGATGCAGGCACAGGATGTGCGGATGCACGAGCAGCGTGAGGAGCACATCCAGCTGCTGCTCCGTGATTGTCGCGAGGCCCGGCAACAAGAAGCCGAACTGAggagagcggagttggcggaaacgatttccttcaaccgggctttcctcgggctgcttggcgaacttgtgaacaccatgcgagacagacgccagtaa